The following are from one region of the Takifugu rubripes chromosome 12, fTakRub1.2, whole genome shotgun sequence genome:
- the trim71 gene encoding E3 ubiquitin-protein ligase TRIM71, whose product MASFPDSDLQTCPLCKELCGSSAPISSSSSTSSTSSHTSLSSSQTNRRLHVLPCLHAFCRQCLEGQRSPGDPLKLRCPTCDQNVSISEAGVDSLPSSNFLFSNLLDVVVSSEDSIHNKNGHLHHRGGIVGGSSGFHHSQLGLLHPPHLGEPQCSSCDEENPATSHCLDCQEYLCDNCVRAHQRVRLTKDHFIECLGENFHLGRLNSNSNSGQPGVALSLAQSLQNNFALLSLFQDRMSFCQHHENEVFLFFCESCSVPICRECSMGRHMGHTFVYLQDAVQDCRAITIQLLAEAQQGRQAVQMSMEKVQAMAEQVEIKAKVVQTEVKALVLRHKKALEERECELLWKVEKIRQVKAKSLYLQVEKLHQSLTKLDSTIAAVSQVLDEGRHLDLLLARERMLTQIHELKTLRGLLQPQEDDRFMFTPPDQALYIALQSMGLISSGAFAPVTKAHGEGLKSALRGKAATFTVIGYDHDGEPRLSGGDAVSAIIMSVPDGSLSAAEVTDHQNGSYTVGYLPKCEGEHLVSVLVCNQHIQGSPFKVTVKSGRSYSSLGSKVSAFGCEGEGDGQLCRPWGVCVDREGYVVVADRSNNRIQIFKPCGAFHHKFGSLGSRPGQFDRPAGVACDSQRRVIVADKDNHRVQVFTFEGQFLLKFGEKGTKNGQFNYPWDVAVNSEGKILVSDTRNHRVQLFTPDGTFLNKYGFEGALWKHFDSPRGVAFNHEDHLVVTDFNNHRLLVIRPDCQSARFLGSEGTGNGQFLRPQGVAVDQENRIIVADSRNHRVQVFEPNGNFLCKFGAQGSGYGQMDRPSGVAVTPDGIIVVVDFGNNRILKF is encoded by the exons ATGGCTTCGTTTCCAGACTCAGATCTGCAAACCTGCCCGCTTTGCAAGGAGCTCTGCGGCTCCTCTGCTcccatttcctccagctcctctacCTCCTCGACATCTTCACATACCTCATTGTCCTCCAGCCAGACCAACAGGAGGCTCCACGTCCTGCCCTGCCTGCACGCCTTCTGCAGGCAGTGCCTGGAGGGCCAGCGCAGTCCCGGGGACCCGCTGAAGCTGCGTTGCCCCACCTGTGACCAGAATGTGTCCATCTCTGAGGCCGGGGTGGACTCCCTTCCCTCGTCCAACTTCCTCTTCAGCAACTTGCTGGATGTGGTGGTGAGCTCCGAGGATTCCATCCATAACAAGAACGGCCACCTCCACCACCGGGGAGGCATAGTTGGAGGTTCCTCCGGCTTCCATCATTCTCAGTTGGGTCtactgcaccccccccacctgggAGAACCTCAGTGCAGCTCCTGCGACGAGGAGAACCCGGCCACGTCCCACTGCCTCGACTGTCAGGAGTACCTGTGCGACAACTGCGTGCGTGCACACCAGCGGGTACGTTTGACCAAGGACCACTTCATCGAGTGTCTGGGAGAGAACTTCCACTTGGGTCGGCTCAATTCCAACAGCAACTCGGGCCAGCCGGGGGTGGCGCTTTCCCTCGCACAGTCTCTGCAGAACAATTTTGCCCTGCTGTCCCTCTTCCAGGATCGCATGAGCTTCTGTCAGCACCACGAAAATGAG GTGTTCCTGTTCTTCTGCGAATCCTGCTCGGTGCCTATCTGCAGGGAGTGCAGCATGGGCCGCCACATGGGCCACACCTTCGTTTACCTGCAGGACGCCGTGCAGGACTGCAGGGCCATCACCATCCAGCTGCTGGCAGAGGCGCAACAGGGAAGACAGGCCGTGCAG ATGAGCATGGAGAAGGTCCAGGCCATGGCCGAGCAGGTGGAAATCAAAGCCAAAGTGGTGCAGACGGAGGTGAAGGCGCTCGTCCTCAGGCACAAGAAGgcgctggaggagagagagtgcGAACTGCTGTGGAAG GTGGAGAAGATCCGTCAGGTGAAAGCCAAGTCTCTCTACCTACAAGTGGAGAAATTGCACCAGAGTCTGACCAAACTAGACAGCACCATCGCGGCCGTCAGCCAAGTGCTAGACGAAGGCCGGCACCTCGACCTGCTCCTGGCCAGGGAGCGAATGCTCACTCAGATCCACGAACTCAAGACTCTGAGGGGTCTGCTCCAGCCACAAGAAGACGATCGCTTCATGTTTACTCCTCCGGACCAG GCTCTCTACATAGCCCTCCAGTCCATGGGCCTCATCAGCAGCGGAGCCTTCGCGCCGGTTACGAAAGCCCACGGCGAAGGGTTAAAAAGCGCTCTTCGAGGCAAGGCCGCCACCTTCACGGTGATCGGATACGACCACGATGGCGAGCCGCGCCTCTCCGGCGGGGACGCGGTCTCCGCTATAATCATGTCGGTCCCAGACGGCAGCCTGTCCGCCGCCGAGGTGACGGACCACCAGAACGGCTCGTACACCGTCGGCTACCTGCCCAAATGCGAGGGAGAGCACCTTGTTTCGGTGCTGGTGTGCAACCAGCACATCCAGGGGAGCCCCTTCAAGGTGACGGTCAAGTCGGGGCGGAGCTACAGCTCCCTGGGCTCCAAGGTGTCAGCTTTTGGGTGCGAAGGGGAAGGAGATGGTCAGCTGTGTCGGCcctggggagtgtgtgtggacaggGAAGGATACGTGGTGGTGGCCGATCGCAGCAACAACCGTATTCAG ATATTCAAGCCTTGCGGTGCCTTCCACCATAAGTTTGGCTCTCTGGGGTCCAGGCCCGGTCAGTTTGACCGCCCCGCCGGCGTTGCGTGCGACAGCCAGAGGCGGGTCATTGTGGCCGATAAGGACAATCACCGCGTGCAG GTGTTCACGTTCGAGGGCCAGTTCCTGCTGAAGTTCGGGGAAAAGGGCACCAAGAACGGACAGTTCAACTATCCCTGGGATGTGGCCGTCAACTCTGAGGGTAAGATTCTGGTCTCGGACACCAGGAACCACCGCGTTCAGCTCTTCACCCCCGACGGCACCTTTCTGAACAAGTACGGCTTCGAGGGGGCCCTGTGGAAACACTTTGACTCTCCCAGAGGAGTGGCCTTCAATCACGAAGACCACCTGGTGGTCACCGACTTCAACAACCACCGGCTTCTGGTCATCCGGCCCGACTGCCAGTCGGCCCGCTTCCTGGGCTCCGAGGGCACCGGGAACGGGCAGTTCCTGCGTCCGCAGGGCGTCGCCGTGGACCAGGAGAACCGCATCATCGTGGCCGACTCCCGCAACCACAGGGTCCAAGTGTTCGAGCCCAACGGGAACTTCTTATGCAAATTCGGCGCGCAGGGGAGCGGCTACGGACAGATGGACCGCCCCTCCGGCGTGGCCGTGACGCCCGACGGAATCATCGTGGTCGTCGACTTCGGAAACAACCGCATCCTCAAGTTCTAA
- the topaz1 gene encoding protein TOPAZ1 isoform X2: MRRVTSTGSHCKHASPQRNTSGRQGRKPGNHQAEKPEFVVEFKKKNRVPKASRKIIVSIDQYPAVTLCDISQTFDAFSQDCSYVLPDVLKAKVVRCFKREMRAEFHFEPGQFRRDRSRNEDSALAGSQHICTPDPSQGLTPDHQTPLRARPLVLSGGSADPPFNSLTGCKCAWNGAASKDPGLKGAESLSNRNKSIARRSKHVPGSSRTPSSVEENGVIGEFCNRMCTPTHSGTSPGVVCQNIEDTCQRARAYFRKTSSSCARTDMPWPLPNSGLTHASHTATPACPAPPADPTDTVDSPIRTNDQDAQSGYPSETLLGAPEGSSSGPAQCIYHKKDESRDGENGELVRNVSSRSPDSTNVGFAPNSLQAETQPSPTLDGHGRESSDDVNSPLHTDHQCDHSRTPPCPSAVLLSDTERTSSSYPISPPSSFQPGEVRSVSLVGLSPPCSITGPLENHLFFSKDARMDSFYSSSSESSLLLPQYKRDCDEEPLSGLPKLLPYYERSISDDDNYTVYSLLYDACRETDNALPPILSPVTSPHRPSWSPGSSYRMEPEEDTYSHEPPQLVNDKGIPGVDRGSGDVLNPALPTKPQFSPSTHHGAKRSSPSTGASDNGDQTCAGALDEVTAYKQDILLVDVTQDDAELFENLPQTSLLKLGPVRVSEELKFKPVRTAKKQQPNSDRLQVELGHRATPVITDYSCDSADDAEESNKRPWRPQSSSVTRHSTWPLIETQRELTSFPDSNNNHANKSSERSHPTKPLNPLHSHNTAALSTLNGPCGSNSPNLSELRRQKSNSYCWKYFGESTTCGFKPCRFLHLPLEGDEKFCSETILRFTKNPMCLHKARAVFTGYYLSNAPGAFFSMPVLLSLLWALLKAGMVSDVFAVLNVSVCYKIVPGHEFVLALFNFVREKGHTGLIPELMQLTFKMAAAGLVLSFDWLDGLKNNSEVQPPICATSKSDKGTVSVPCLGYLNVAHTVVEIELCTKLEDWRRMGDVFSSVCQSIQRPNQLEQISGHIAIALLSESKDKQAVPFSAFAETVYQKEQDSLTMTYLGRIGVSLMLRYHKTHQWAKGRRVAEFLSFSKINYSTLKGLFGNEDGASRCFLVTVATELFLLSGSIEGALNTLRENSWFLSSSVWPCDAADVESRTRVLLRLGERTSHRGTLEVLSHLPGLKEPNDFADVSNYCSVFNAHLQVCVDRQTLPVASDLVDFMLSKQLAVEPALLQALLQKLGRQNLWLRAREVFRHSLSQGYYQGVSAPPGFMALLVPCQLGEVELALAFEMFITVNGSIILQAAENDTGSLNITLKRTRSGESEYLSAGSRVLTAASVPQPKLSIQYTAVNSSQEQVFTLDVSSARSWLHHNHLWANEVWAH; encoded by the exons ATGAGAAGAGTCACATCCACCGGCAGCCACTGTAAACACGCTTCTCCTCAGCGGAACACGTCGGGCAGGCAAGGGCGCAAACCCGGTAACCACCAGGCAGAGAAGCCTGAATTTGTGGTTGAGTTCAAGAAGAAGAACAGAGTTCCTAAAGCCTCTCGGAAGATTATTGTATCGATCGACCAGTACCCAGCAGTGACACTTTGTGATATATCCCAGACATTTGATGCTTTTAGTCAAGATTGTAGTTACGTGTTACCAGATGTTCTCAAGGCCAAGGTCGTGCGTTGCTTCAAACGGGAAATGAGGGCTGAATTTCATTTTGAGCCTGGTCAATTTAGACGtgacagaagcagaaatgaGGACAGTGCACTGGCTGGAAGTCAGCATATCTGCACACCAGATCCTTCTCAGGGTCTGACTCCAGACCATCAGACACCTCTGCGAGCGCGCCCATTGGTGTTGTCCGGTGGTAGTGCAGATCCTCCCTTCAACAGCTTGACGGGATGTAAATGTGCATGGAACGGGGCGGCATCAAAGGATCCTGGGCTTAAAGGTGCGGAAAGTCTCTCAAACAGAAACAAAAGTATTGCTAGACGGTCAAAGCACGTGCCTGGGAGCAGCAGGACTCCGTCGtctgtggaagaaaatggagtTATTGGGGAATTCTGCAACAGGATGTGTACTCCCACACACTCTGGAACATCTCCAGGAGTGGTCTGTCAGAACATCGAGGACACTTGTCAGAGGGCGAGGGCCTATTTTAGGAAAACCAGTTCTTCTTGTGCACGCACAGACATGCCATGGCCTTTGCCTAACAGTGGCTTGACCCACGCGTCGCACACCGCTACTCCCGCCTGTCCGGCACCGCCTGCTGATCCTACAGATACTGTTGACTCTCCAATACGTACAAATGATCAAGACGCACAAAGCGGCTACCCTAGTGAGACGCTTCTTGGTGCTCCTGAAGGCTCATCTTCAGGCCCAGCCCAATGTATTTATCACAAAAAAGATGAGAGCAGAGACGGTGAAAATGGAGAACTCGTTAGGAACGTATCTTCAAGATCTCCCGATAGCACAAACGTAGGGTTTGCTCCTAATTCATTACAGGCGGAAACACAACCCAGTCCTACCTTGGATGGCCATGGGCGAGAGTCCTCAGATGACGTCAACTCGCCTTTACACACTGATCATCAGTGTGACCACTCCAGGACTCCCCCGTGCCCCTCCGCAGTCCTCCTGAGCGACACGGAAAGGACTAGTTCTTCATATCCCATATCGCCTCCTTCATCGTTCCAGCCTGGTGAAGTCAGGAGCGTCAGCTTGGTGGGTCTCTCCCCACCCTGCTCCATCACTGGACCCTTAGAAAATCACTTGTTCTTCTCCAAAGATGCCCGGATGGATTCCTTCTactcctcctcatctgaatcTTCCCTGCTTCTTCCTCAGTACAAGAgagactgtgatgaagaacCTTTGTCCGGCCTACCAAAACTGCTGCCATATTATGAAAGAAGCATCTCAGATGATGACAACTATACAGTGTACTCCTTGCTCTATGACGCCTGCAGGGAAACTGATAACGCTCTCCCACCGATTCTCTCTCCCGTCACTTCTCCTCACAGACCCTCCTGGAGCCCAGGGTCCTCCTACAGAATGGAGCCTGAAGAGGACACCTACAGCCACGAACCTCCACAGCTTGTTAATGACAAAGGAATCCCGGGTGTTGATCGGGGATCAGGAGATGTCTTGAACCCAGCTCTTCCAACCAAACCCCAGTTTTCTCCCAGCACTCATCATGGAGCCAAGCGATCCAGCCCGTCCACAGGCGCAAGTGACAACGGTGATCAGACCTGCGCCGGCGCTTTGGATGAGGTCACAGCCTACAAGCAAGATATCTTGCTCGTTGACGTAACCCAGGATGATGCGGAGCTTTTTGAAAACCTGCCCCAGACAAGTTTACTGAAGCTGGGTCCAGTCCGGGTCTCTGAAGAGCTCAAATTCAAACCTGTCAGAACAGCCAAAAAGCAACAGCCAAATTCAGATAGGCTGCAGGTAGAGCTCGGACACAG AGCCACCCCAGTTATTACTGATTACAGCTGTGACAGTGCTGATGACGCAG AGGAGAGCAACAAGAGGCCGTGGAGACCTCAGAGCAGCAGCGTGACGCGCCACAGCACATGGCCCTTGATTGAAACTCAAAGGGAATTAACG AGCTTTCCTGATTCCAACAACAATCACGCCAACAAAAGCTCGGAGAG GAGCCATCCGACCAAGCCTTTGAACCCTCTGCACAGTCACAACACTGCAGCGTTGAGCACACTCAATG GGCCGTGTGGCTCAAACTCTCCAAATTTGTCAGAACTTAGACGCCAGAAGTCGAATTCT TACTGCTGGAAGTACTTCGGCGAGTCCACGACTTGTGGGTTTAAACCGTGTCGGTTCCTTCACTTGCCCCTGGAGGGGGATGAGAAG TTCTGCAGTGAAACCATCTTGCGGTTCACAAAAAATCCAATGTGTCTGCATAAAGCAC GAGCGGTTTTTACTGGCTACTACCTCAGCAACGCTCCAGGGGCATTTTTCTCCATGCCTGTTCTTTTATCCCTTCTCTGGGCTTTACTCAAAGCCGGCATGGTGTCTGACGTCTTCGCCGTCCTCAACGTGAGCGTCTGCTACAAGATAGTG CCTGGCCACGAGTTTGTGCTGGCTCTCTTTAATTTTGTGAGAGAAAAGGGACACACGGGTCTCATACCTGAGCTCATGCAGCTCACATTCAAG ATGGCCGCGGCGGGTCTCGTGCTGAGCTTTGACTGGCTGGACGGTCTCAAAAACAACAGCGAAGTTCAACCCCCCATCTGTGCAACTTCTAAATCTGACAA AGGAACcgtctctgtcccctgtctgGGGTACCTGAACGTGGCCCACACTGTGGTGGAAATAGAG CTTTGCACCAAGCTGGAGGACTGGAGGCGGATGGGGGATGTTTTCAGTTCTGTCTGCCAATCCATTCAGCGTCCCAACCAGCTGGAGCAGATCAGCGGTCACATCGCCATCGCGTTGCTGTCTGAGAGCAAAGACAAGCAGGCTGTGCCCTTTTCTGCCTTTGCTGAGACAG TGTATCAGAAGGAACAGGACAGCCTGACCATGACTTACTTAGGCCGTATCGGAGTCTCCCTCATGTTAAGATACCACAAAACTCACCAGTGGGCCAAG GGACGCAGGGTGGCAGAGTTCCTGTCCTTTTCCAAAATTAACTACTCCACACTGAAGGGTTTGTTTGGGAACGAGGACGGAGCTTCGCGCTGCTTCCTGGTCACCGTGGCAACTGAGCTCTTCCTTCTGAGCGGTAGCATCGAGGGAGCGTTGAACACACTCCgag AGAACAGCTGGTTCCTGAGCTCGAGCGTGTGGCCGTGCGATGCCGCAGACGTGGAGAGTCGCACCCGCGTGTTGCTGCGGCTGGGCGAGAGGACGTCTCACAGGGGAACGCTGGAAGTCCTCAGTCATCTTCCAGGGCTCAAGGAGCCAAACG actTCGCGGACGTCTCCAACTACTGCTCTGTGTTCAACGCtcacctgcaggtgtgtgtggacagacaAACGCTCCCTGTAGCCTCAGACTTGGTGGACTTCATGCTGTCTAAACAGCTGGCAGTTGAGCCGGCTCTGCTGCAGGCGCTCTTGCAGAAGTTGGGCAGGCAGAACCTCTGGCTGCGGGCGCGTGAGGTCTTCAGAC ACTCGCTGAGTCAGGGCTACTATCAAGGTGTATCCGCTCCCCCTGGTTTCATGGCGCTACTGGTCCCCTGTCAATTGGGAGAGGTGGAACTGGCGCTTGCATTCGAGATGTTCATCACTGTCAACGGGTCCATCATCCTCCAGGCGGCAGAAAACGACACCGGCAGCCTCAACATCACTCTGAAAAG GACTCGGAGCGGCGAGAGCGAGTACCTCTCTGCCGGCAGCCGCGTCCTCACTGCAGCCTCTGTCCCACAGCCCAAACTGTCCATCCAATACACGGCTGTTAACTCCTCCCAGGAGCAAGTTTTCACCCTGGACGTGTCCTCGGCCCGCTCCTGGCTCCACCACAATCATCTGTGGGCAAACGAAGTGTGGGCACACTGA
- the topaz1 gene encoding protein TOPAZ1 isoform X1 translates to MKGKAVKKGGFDRSTGSRGSGGKSMRRVTSTGSHCKHASPQRNTSGRQGRKPGNHQAEKPEFVVEFKKKNRVPKASRKIIVSIDQYPAVTLCDISQTFDAFSQDCSYVLPDVLKAKVVRCFKREMRAEFHFEPGQFRRDRSRNEDSALAGSQHICTPDPSQGLTPDHQTPLRARPLVLSGGSADPPFNSLTGCKCAWNGAASKDPGLKGAESLSNRNKSIARRSKHVPGSSRTPSSVEENGVIGEFCNRMCTPTHSGTSPGVVCQNIEDTCQRARAYFRKTSSSCARTDMPWPLPNSGLTHASHTATPACPAPPADPTDTVDSPIRTNDQDAQSGYPSETLLGAPEGSSSGPAQCIYHKKDESRDGENGELVRNVSSRSPDSTNVGFAPNSLQAETQPSPTLDGHGRESSDDVNSPLHTDHQCDHSRTPPCPSAVLLSDTERTSSSYPISPPSSFQPGEVRSVSLVGLSPPCSITGPLENHLFFSKDARMDSFYSSSSESSLLLPQYKRDCDEEPLSGLPKLLPYYERSISDDDNYTVYSLLYDACRETDNALPPILSPVTSPHRPSWSPGSSYRMEPEEDTYSHEPPQLVNDKGIPGVDRGSGDVLNPALPTKPQFSPSTHHGAKRSSPSTGASDNGDQTCAGALDEVTAYKQDILLVDVTQDDAELFENLPQTSLLKLGPVRVSEELKFKPVRTAKKQQPNSDRLQVELGHRATPVITDYSCDSADDAEESNKRPWRPQSSSVTRHSTWPLIETQRELTSFPDSNNNHANKSSERSHPTKPLNPLHSHNTAALSTLNGPCGSNSPNLSELRRQKSNSYCWKYFGESTTCGFKPCRFLHLPLEGDEKFCSETILRFTKNPMCLHKARAVFTGYYLSNAPGAFFSMPVLLSLLWALLKAGMVSDVFAVLNVSVCYKIVPGHEFVLALFNFVREKGHTGLIPELMQLTFKMAAAGLVLSFDWLDGLKNNSEVQPPICATSKSDKGTVSVPCLGYLNVAHTVVEIELCTKLEDWRRMGDVFSSVCQSIQRPNQLEQISGHIAIALLSESKDKQAVPFSAFAETVYQKEQDSLTMTYLGRIGVSLMLRYHKTHQWAKGRRVAEFLSFSKINYSTLKGLFGNEDGASRCFLVTVATELFLLSGSIEGALNTLRENSWFLSSSVWPCDAADVESRTRVLLRLGERTSHRGTLEVLSHLPGLKEPNDFADVSNYCSVFNAHLQVCVDRQTLPVASDLVDFMLSKQLAVEPALLQALLQKLGRQNLWLRAREVFRHSLSQGYYQGVSAPPGFMALLVPCQLGEVELALAFEMFITVNGSIILQAAENDTGSLNITLKRTRSGESEYLSAGSRVLTAASVPQPKLSIQYTAVNSSQEQVFTLDVSSARSWLHHNHLWANEVWAH, encoded by the exons ATGAAGGGGAAGGCCGTGAAAAAGGGAG GTTTTGATAGAAGTACCGGCTCTCGTGGATCTGGTGGAAAGTCAATGAGAAGAGTCACATCCACCGGCAGCCACTGTAAACACGCTTCTCCTCAGCGGAACACGTCGGGCAGGCAAGGGCGCAAACCCGGTAACCACCAGGCAGAGAAGCCTGAATTTGTGGTTGAGTTCAAGAAGAAGAACAGAGTTCCTAAAGCCTCTCGGAAGATTATTGTATCGATCGACCAGTACCCAGCAGTGACACTTTGTGATATATCCCAGACATTTGATGCTTTTAGTCAAGATTGTAGTTACGTGTTACCAGATGTTCTCAAGGCCAAGGTCGTGCGTTGCTTCAAACGGGAAATGAGGGCTGAATTTCATTTTGAGCCTGGTCAATTTAGACGtgacagaagcagaaatgaGGACAGTGCACTGGCTGGAAGTCAGCATATCTGCACACCAGATCCTTCTCAGGGTCTGACTCCAGACCATCAGACACCTCTGCGAGCGCGCCCATTGGTGTTGTCCGGTGGTAGTGCAGATCCTCCCTTCAACAGCTTGACGGGATGTAAATGTGCATGGAACGGGGCGGCATCAAAGGATCCTGGGCTTAAAGGTGCGGAAAGTCTCTCAAACAGAAACAAAAGTATTGCTAGACGGTCAAAGCACGTGCCTGGGAGCAGCAGGACTCCGTCGtctgtggaagaaaatggagtTATTGGGGAATTCTGCAACAGGATGTGTACTCCCACACACTCTGGAACATCTCCAGGAGTGGTCTGTCAGAACATCGAGGACACTTGTCAGAGGGCGAGGGCCTATTTTAGGAAAACCAGTTCTTCTTGTGCACGCACAGACATGCCATGGCCTTTGCCTAACAGTGGCTTGACCCACGCGTCGCACACCGCTACTCCCGCCTGTCCGGCACCGCCTGCTGATCCTACAGATACTGTTGACTCTCCAATACGTACAAATGATCAAGACGCACAAAGCGGCTACCCTAGTGAGACGCTTCTTGGTGCTCCTGAAGGCTCATCTTCAGGCCCAGCCCAATGTATTTATCACAAAAAAGATGAGAGCAGAGACGGTGAAAATGGAGAACTCGTTAGGAACGTATCTTCAAGATCTCCCGATAGCACAAACGTAGGGTTTGCTCCTAATTCATTACAGGCGGAAACACAACCCAGTCCTACCTTGGATGGCCATGGGCGAGAGTCCTCAGATGACGTCAACTCGCCTTTACACACTGATCATCAGTGTGACCACTCCAGGACTCCCCCGTGCCCCTCCGCAGTCCTCCTGAGCGACACGGAAAGGACTAGTTCTTCATATCCCATATCGCCTCCTTCATCGTTCCAGCCTGGTGAAGTCAGGAGCGTCAGCTTGGTGGGTCTCTCCCCACCCTGCTCCATCACTGGACCCTTAGAAAATCACTTGTTCTTCTCCAAAGATGCCCGGATGGATTCCTTCTactcctcctcatctgaatcTTCCCTGCTTCTTCCTCAGTACAAGAgagactgtgatgaagaacCTTTGTCCGGCCTACCAAAACTGCTGCCATATTATGAAAGAAGCATCTCAGATGATGACAACTATACAGTGTACTCCTTGCTCTATGACGCCTGCAGGGAAACTGATAACGCTCTCCCACCGATTCTCTCTCCCGTCACTTCTCCTCACAGACCCTCCTGGAGCCCAGGGTCCTCCTACAGAATGGAGCCTGAAGAGGACACCTACAGCCACGAACCTCCACAGCTTGTTAATGACAAAGGAATCCCGGGTGTTGATCGGGGATCAGGAGATGTCTTGAACCCAGCTCTTCCAACCAAACCCCAGTTTTCTCCCAGCACTCATCATGGAGCCAAGCGATCCAGCCCGTCCACAGGCGCAAGTGACAACGGTGATCAGACCTGCGCCGGCGCTTTGGATGAGGTCACAGCCTACAAGCAAGATATCTTGCTCGTTGACGTAACCCAGGATGATGCGGAGCTTTTTGAAAACCTGCCCCAGACAAGTTTACTGAAGCTGGGTCCAGTCCGGGTCTCTGAAGAGCTCAAATTCAAACCTGTCAGAACAGCCAAAAAGCAACAGCCAAATTCAGATAGGCTGCAGGTAGAGCTCGGACACAG AGCCACCCCAGTTATTACTGATTACAGCTGTGACAGTGCTGATGACGCAG AGGAGAGCAACAAGAGGCCGTGGAGACCTCAGAGCAGCAGCGTGACGCGCCACAGCACATGGCCCTTGATTGAAACTCAAAGGGAATTAACG AGCTTTCCTGATTCCAACAACAATCACGCCAACAAAAGCTCGGAGAG GAGCCATCCGACCAAGCCTTTGAACCCTCTGCACAGTCACAACACTGCAGCGTTGAGCACACTCAATG GGCCGTGTGGCTCAAACTCTCCAAATTTGTCAGAACTTAGACGCCAGAAGTCGAATTCT TACTGCTGGAAGTACTTCGGCGAGTCCACGACTTGTGGGTTTAAACCGTGTCGGTTCCTTCACTTGCCCCTGGAGGGGGATGAGAAG TTCTGCAGTGAAACCATCTTGCGGTTCACAAAAAATCCAATGTGTCTGCATAAAGCAC GAGCGGTTTTTACTGGCTACTACCTCAGCAACGCTCCAGGGGCATTTTTCTCCATGCCTGTTCTTTTATCCCTTCTCTGGGCTTTACTCAAAGCCGGCATGGTGTCTGACGTCTTCGCCGTCCTCAACGTGAGCGTCTGCTACAAGATAGTG CCTGGCCACGAGTTTGTGCTGGCTCTCTTTAATTTTGTGAGAGAAAAGGGACACACGGGTCTCATACCTGAGCTCATGCAGCTCACATTCAAG ATGGCCGCGGCGGGTCTCGTGCTGAGCTTTGACTGGCTGGACGGTCTCAAAAACAACAGCGAAGTTCAACCCCCCATCTGTGCAACTTCTAAATCTGACAA AGGAACcgtctctgtcccctgtctgGGGTACCTGAACGTGGCCCACACTGTGGTGGAAATAGAG CTTTGCACCAAGCTGGAGGACTGGAGGCGGATGGGGGATGTTTTCAGTTCTGTCTGCCAATCCATTCAGCGTCCCAACCAGCTGGAGCAGATCAGCGGTCACATCGCCATCGCGTTGCTGTCTGAGAGCAAAGACAAGCAGGCTGTGCCCTTTTCTGCCTTTGCTGAGACAG TGTATCAGAAGGAACAGGACAGCCTGACCATGACTTACTTAGGCCGTATCGGAGTCTCCCTCATGTTAAGATACCACAAAACTCACCAGTGGGCCAAG GGACGCAGGGTGGCAGAGTTCCTGTCCTTTTCCAAAATTAACTACTCCACACTGAAGGGTTTGTTTGGGAACGAGGACGGAGCTTCGCGCTGCTTCCTGGTCACCGTGGCAACTGAGCTCTTCCTTCTGAGCGGTAGCATCGAGGGAGCGTTGAACACACTCCgag AGAACAGCTGGTTCCTGAGCTCGAGCGTGTGGCCGTGCGATGCCGCAGACGTGGAGAGTCGCACCCGCGTGTTGCTGCGGCTGGGCGAGAGGACGTCTCACAGGGGAACGCTGGAAGTCCTCAGTCATCTTCCAGGGCTCAAGGAGCCAAACG actTCGCGGACGTCTCCAACTACTGCTCTGTGTTCAACGCtcacctgcaggtgtgtgtggacagacaAACGCTCCCTGTAGCCTCAGACTTGGTGGACTTCATGCTGTCTAAACAGCTGGCAGTTGAGCCGGCTCTGCTGCAGGCGCTCTTGCAGAAGTTGGGCAGGCAGAACCTCTGGCTGCGGGCGCGTGAGGTCTTCAGAC ACTCGCTGAGTCAGGGCTACTATCAAGGTGTATCCGCTCCCCCTGGTTTCATGGCGCTACTGGTCCCCTGTCAATTGGGAGAGGTGGAACTGGCGCTTGCATTCGAGATGTTCATCACTGTCAACGGGTCCATCATCCTCCAGGCGGCAGAAAACGACACCGGCAGCCTCAACATCACTCTGAAAAG GACTCGGAGCGGCGAGAGCGAGTACCTCTCTGCCGGCAGCCGCGTCCTCACTGCAGCCTCTGTCCCACAGCCCAAACTGTCCATCCAATACACGGCTGTTAACTCCTCCCAGGAGCAAGTTTTCACCCTGGACGTGTCCTCGGCCCGCTCCTGGCTCCACCACAATCATCTGTGGGCAAACGAAGTGTGGGCACACTGA